Proteins encoded together in one Cellulomonas gilvus ATCC 13127 window:
- a CDS encoding GNAT family N-acetyltransferase has protein sequence MAPTIRPFHPADVPGLYRLCLITGDAGGDATGLYRDPDLLGHLYAGPYPVADPTLTFVVADDEGVGGYVVATADSLGFARWLDEHWWPVLRAQHPRRPDPGDGSQDHVLVDRLHDWPTDPLPQYADFPAHLHIDLAPRLQGQGWGRRLIGTLAHALRARGVPGVHLGVSERNTGAIAFYTRLGFETFATHEWGRTLTLGLGSSG, from the coding sequence ATGGCGCCGACGATCCGGCCGTTCCACCCGGCCGACGTGCCCGGGCTCTACCGGCTGTGCCTGATCACGGGTGACGCGGGGGGCGACGCGACCGGCCTGTACCGGGACCCGGACCTGCTGGGCCACCTGTACGCGGGCCCGTACCCGGTCGCCGACCCCACGCTCACGTTCGTCGTCGCGGACGACGAGGGTGTGGGCGGCTACGTGGTCGCGACCGCGGACTCGCTCGGGTTCGCGCGCTGGCTCGACGAGCACTGGTGGCCGGTGCTGCGCGCGCAGCACCCGCGGCGGCCCGACCCCGGCGACGGCAGCCAGGACCACGTGCTGGTGGACCGCCTGCACGACTGGCCCACCGACCCCCTGCCGCAGTACGCCGACTTCCCCGCGCACCTGCACATCGACCTGGCCCCACGCCTGCAGGGCCAGGGCTGGGGCCGACGGCTGATCGGGACCCTCGCCCACGCGCTGCGCGCGCGGGGCGTGCCCGGCGTGCACCTGGGCGTCAGCGAGCGCAACACCGGTGCGATCGCGTTCTACACGCGGCTCGGGTTCGAGACGTTCGCGACGCACGAGTGGGGCCGCACCCTCACGCTCGGCCTGGGCTCGTCCGGGTAG